The genome window GCGCGCCGAGCGGCATGACCGCCGCGGCCCCGGCGGCGACGAGGCTCCGCCCTACGTAGAGGTCCGGGTTCATGTAGGGAAGTACGACAAACCCTTCCTTCGCCAGAATTTCCGTGGCCTTCGCCGTTTCGTACCCGTCGGGCAGGAGGTGCCGGGTATCGCTGATTACTTCAATTTTGATCCAGTCCCCGCAGCCCGCCGCGCGCGCCAAGCGCGCGATGCGCACGGCCTCCTCGGCGTTGCGCGCGCCCGAAGTGTTGGGCAAAAGCTGCATGTGCTTCGGGATGTGGGCCATGACGTTTCCCTTGGGATTGCCCAAATCCACCCGGCGCAACGCAACGGTAATGACCTCGGCCCCGGATGCCGCGGCGACCGCCGGGATCAGCGAATCCGCGCCGTACTTGCCCGTGCCTATGAAAAGGCGGCTTTTCAGATTTTTGCCGCCAATGGTAAAAATATCGTCAGCCTGTACGGTCATGGTTCACCCTCCGCCCACAAAATGGACAATTTCAATCCTGTCGCCGGCATTCAGGAGCGTTTCGCCAAACCGCCCGCGCGGAATGATGACGGCGTTCACCTCCACCACCACGTTCCCGGATACGCCCGGCAGAGCGGACAACAACGAGGTGACCGTCATACCCTCCATGTGGGGATGCTCTTTGCCGTTGACCAGTACCGTCTGTGTATCCCGCATGCCGCCTCCACAAAAAAACCCGCCTCGCGGCGGGTTATGCAGTACAACTCATACCATACGAGCTTTCCTGCGTCAGCATTACCTGCCTCAGGTTCAAGGGGTCTGGAATTTCCACTCTCAGCCGGCGCACCCGCCAGCTCCCCCAGCATTGATGTCCAGAAGCTATGCCGCATAGAAAATTTCGTCAAGAAAAAACCGCCGACGCGAGCGCAGCCCGCCGCGGCATGATACTGCCGGGGGCAGCCGGCGGACCATTCTCGTCCGGCGCGCAACAAATTCGTTATCGCACACGAGACACAATAGACTTTTTATCA of uncultured delta proteobacterium contains these proteins:
- the thiG gene encoding thiamin biosynthesis ThiGH complex subunit (Evidence 2a : Function of homologous gene experimentally demonstrated in an other organism; PubMedId : 12650933, 8432721; Product type pe : putative enzyme), whose product is MTVQADDIFTIGGKNLKSRLFIGTGKYGADSLIPAVAAASGAEVITVALRRVDLGNPKGNVMAHIPKHMQLLPNTSGARNAEEAVRIARLARAAGCGDWIKIEVISDTRHLLPDGYETAKATEILAKEGFVVLPYMNPDLYVGRSLVAAGAAAVMPLGAPIGTNRGLATREMIRILIEEIPLPVIVDAGIGKPSQACDAMEMGAASCLVNTAIATADNPALMAKAFGEAVAAGRAAFRAGLGRVLENGAAASSPDDAHLTGFLA
- a CDS encoding Thiamine biosynthesis protein ThiS (fragment); its protein translation is MRDTQTVLVNGKEHPHMEGMTVTSLLSALPGVSGNVVVEVNAVIIPRGRFGETLLNAGDRIEIVHFVGGG